One region of Citrus sinensis cultivar Valencia sweet orange chromosome 6, DVS_A1.0, whole genome shotgun sequence genomic DNA includes:
- the LOC102622378 gene encoding lipid phosphate phosphatase 2-like isoform X1, protein MPWWDLRSLSCVRNLSGIFQDDICRRLPISTISNDWFPGAESLLIEHWNEEQCRTMDVQFGSHTLRSHGVVVARKHMHDWLIFLFLVVMDVILNAINPFYRFVGKDMMTDLKYPFKNNTVPVWAVPLYAVLVPVIIFLIVYYHRRDVYDLHHAILGLFYSVLVTGVITDAIKIAVGRPRPNFFWRCFPDGIAVYDQFNNVICHGDKHVVNEGHKSFPSGHTSWSFAGLGFLSLYISGKIKAFDRRGHVAKLCLVFLPLLFASLVGISRVDDYWHHWQDVFAGGLLGLVVATFCYLQFFPPPYHAEGWGPYAYFRFLRECESIPEGSPVNPHTAQTMLSEVVNEQHERNNTGFLGLQSVSDSNSLVNDVETGRR, encoded by the exons ATGCCTTGGTGGGATTTGCGTTCTCTTTCTTGTGTTAGAAATTTGTCCGGCATCTTTCAG GATGATATATGCCGGAGGCTGCCCATTTCTACAATTAGTAATGATTGGTTTCCTGGAGCTGAATCTCTACTGATAGAACATTGGAACGAAGAG cagTGCAGAACGATGGATGTGCAGTTTGGTTCACACACTTTGAGGTCCCATGGAGTTGTAGTGGCAAGGAAACACATGCATGATTGGctgatatttttgtttcttgttgtGATGGATGTCATCCTCAATGCCATCAATCCATTCTACCGCTTTGTTGGGAAAGATATGATGACTGATCTTAAATACCCCTTCAAAAATAATACAGTACCTGTTTGGGCTGTCCCG CTGTATGCAGTTCTGGTGCCCGttataatatttcttattgTCTACTACCATAGGAGGGATGTATACGATCTTCATCATGCCATATTAG GCCTCTTTTACTCTGTTCTAGTGACTGGAGTTATTACGGATGCAATAAAAATAGCAGTCGGTCGGCCCAGACCGAACTTCTTTTGGCGTTGCTTTCCTGATGGAATAGCT GTATACGATCAATTCAATAATGTCATATGTCATGGTGATAAACATGTTGTAAATGAAGGGCATAAGAGCTTTCCAAGCGGACATACTTCAT GGTCATTTGCTGGTTTGGGTTTCCTATCACTGTACATAtctggaaaaataaaagcatttgACCGCAGAGGCCATGTTGCAAAATTGTGCCTTGTCTTTCTTCCTCTACTTTTTGCATCTCTTGTTGGCATTTCTCGAGTTGATGACTACTGGCACCACTGGCAGGATGTCTTTGCTGGAGGTTTGCTTG gACTCGTAGTGGCTACATTTTGCTATTTGCAGTTCTTCCCACCGCCATATCATGCTGAAG GTTGGGGACCTTATGCATACTTTCGATTTTTGAGGGAGTGTGAAAGTATTCCAGAAGGTAGTCCTGTGAATCCACACACTGCACAGACCATGCTGTCTGAGGTTGTTAATGAACAacatgaaagaaataatacCGGATTTTTGGGTTTACAATCTGTTTCTGACTCCAATTCTTTGGTGAACGATGTAGAAACTGGGAGACGATAG
- the LOC102622378 gene encoding putative lipid phosphate phosphatase 3, chloroplastic isoform X6 yields MPWWDLRSLSCVRNLSGIFQDDICRRLPISTISNDWFPGAESLLIEHWNEEQCRTMDVQFGSHTLRSHGVVVARKHMHDWLIFLFLVVMDVILNAINPFYRFVGKDMMTDLKYPFKNNTVPVWAVPLYAVLVPVIIFLIVYYHRRDVYDLHHAILGLFYSVLVTGVITDAIKIAVGRPRPNFFWRCFPDGIAVYDQFNNVICHGDKHVVNEGHKSFPSGHTSWSFAGLGFLSLYISGKIKAFDRRGHVAKLCLVFLPLLFASLVGISRVDDYWHHWQDVFAGGLVVATFCYLQFFPPPYHAEGISDGL; encoded by the exons ATGCCTTGGTGGGATTTGCGTTCTCTTTCTTGTGTTAGAAATTTGTCCGGCATCTTTCAG GATGATATATGCCGGAGGCTGCCCATTTCTACAATTAGTAATGATTGGTTTCCTGGAGCTGAATCTCTACTGATAGAACATTGGAACGAAGAG cagTGCAGAACGATGGATGTGCAGTTTGGTTCACACACTTTGAGGTCCCATGGAGTTGTAGTGGCAAGGAAACACATGCATGATTGGctgatatttttgtttcttgttgtGATGGATGTCATCCTCAATGCCATCAATCCATTCTACCGCTTTGTTGGGAAAGATATGATGACTGATCTTAAATACCCCTTCAAAAATAATACAGTACCTGTTTGGGCTGTCCCG CTGTATGCAGTTCTGGTGCCCGttataatatttcttattgTCTACTACCATAGGAGGGATGTATACGATCTTCATCATGCCATATTAG GCCTCTTTTACTCTGTTCTAGTGACTGGAGTTATTACGGATGCAATAAAAATAGCAGTCGGTCGGCCCAGACCGAACTTCTTTTGGCGTTGCTTTCCTGATGGAATAGCT GTATACGATCAATTCAATAATGTCATATGTCATGGTGATAAACATGTTGTAAATGAAGGGCATAAGAGCTTTCCAAGCGGACATACTTCAT GGTCATTTGCTGGTTTGGGTTTCCTATCACTGTACATAtctggaaaaataaaagcatttgACCGCAGAGGCCATGTTGCAAAATTGTGCCTTGTCTTTCTTCCTCTACTTTTTGCATCTCTTGTTGGCATTTCTCGAGTTGATGACTACTGGCACCACTGGCAGGATGTCTTTGCTGGAG gACTCGTAGTGGCTACATTTTGCTATTTGCAGTTCTTCCCACCGCCATATCATGCTGAAG
- the LOC102622378 gene encoding lipid phosphate phosphatase 2-like isoform X2: MPWWDLRSLSCVRNLSGIFQDDICRRLPISTISNDWFPGAESLLIEHWNEECRTMDVQFGSHTLRSHGVVVARKHMHDWLIFLFLVVMDVILNAINPFYRFVGKDMMTDLKYPFKNNTVPVWAVPLYAVLVPVIIFLIVYYHRRDVYDLHHAILGLFYSVLVTGVITDAIKIAVGRPRPNFFWRCFPDGIAVYDQFNNVICHGDKHVVNEGHKSFPSGHTSWSFAGLGFLSLYISGKIKAFDRRGHVAKLCLVFLPLLFASLVGISRVDDYWHHWQDVFAGGLLGLVVATFCYLQFFPPPYHAEGWGPYAYFRFLRECESIPEGSPVNPHTAQTMLSEVVNEQHERNNTGFLGLQSVSDSNSLVNDVETGRR, encoded by the exons ATGCCTTGGTGGGATTTGCGTTCTCTTTCTTGTGTTAGAAATTTGTCCGGCATCTTTCAG GATGATATATGCCGGAGGCTGCCCATTTCTACAATTAGTAATGATTGGTTTCCTGGAGCTGAATCTCTACTGATAGAACATTGGAACGAAGAG TGCAGAACGATGGATGTGCAGTTTGGTTCACACACTTTGAGGTCCCATGGAGTTGTAGTGGCAAGGAAACACATGCATGATTGGctgatatttttgtttcttgttgtGATGGATGTCATCCTCAATGCCATCAATCCATTCTACCGCTTTGTTGGGAAAGATATGATGACTGATCTTAAATACCCCTTCAAAAATAATACAGTACCTGTTTGGGCTGTCCCG CTGTATGCAGTTCTGGTGCCCGttataatatttcttattgTCTACTACCATAGGAGGGATGTATACGATCTTCATCATGCCATATTAG GCCTCTTTTACTCTGTTCTAGTGACTGGAGTTATTACGGATGCAATAAAAATAGCAGTCGGTCGGCCCAGACCGAACTTCTTTTGGCGTTGCTTTCCTGATGGAATAGCT GTATACGATCAATTCAATAATGTCATATGTCATGGTGATAAACATGTTGTAAATGAAGGGCATAAGAGCTTTCCAAGCGGACATACTTCAT GGTCATTTGCTGGTTTGGGTTTCCTATCACTGTACATAtctggaaaaataaaagcatttgACCGCAGAGGCCATGTTGCAAAATTGTGCCTTGTCTTTCTTCCTCTACTTTTTGCATCTCTTGTTGGCATTTCTCGAGTTGATGACTACTGGCACCACTGGCAGGATGTCTTTGCTGGAGGTTTGCTTG gACTCGTAGTGGCTACATTTTGCTATTTGCAGTTCTTCCCACCGCCATATCATGCTGAAG GTTGGGGACCTTATGCATACTTTCGATTTTTGAGGGAGTGTGAAAGTATTCCAGAAGGTAGTCCTGTGAATCCACACACTGCACAGACCATGCTGTCTGAGGTTGTTAATGAACAacatgaaagaaataatacCGGATTTTTGGGTTTACAATCTGTTTCTGACTCCAATTCTTTGGTGAACGATGTAGAAACTGGGAGACGATAG
- the LOC102623080 gene encoding uncharacterized protein LOC102623080 isoform X2 codes for MEPPSPVSQPTVGKIRLMCSYGGHIVPLPHKKSLFYSGGDTRIITFPAASTASLSAFSAHMAAALHVSNPFNLKYQLPLHDLDSLISLSSDDDLQIFLEEFHRPSPAPARIRLFLFFSKQPLGYSTSQPVSSLKTTQCGLTHPKTESWFVDALKSAKMMQKGEMVGFCGDGQSDGQSGGLCGQESMMLETTSSFGSSSSSVSFSNLPPIMASGDENVSALQENRTKLPSADSTASDISSVASAISHRQTGCYQDPTVHVTALENKSSLNPFESPDITASEVRTHKAVQVSGYPLSSQLDQLQRQQAQFVPMDTHFIHQNPAGAFPTAPYYPVYNTPPHQPQPQPHYLPNQAYPVYLVPVGQSQIYDSSAQYGCKDSLPVVTGRPPLHPNSTLISSQVTYKEATPAPPIPEFVSQAYRTTPVANSLVHVAYNENKQQNMTVPQMHNQPQLFGVAPRETANYGNEHDDDSVRAQIYKSQPPPPTLPSQYQTMTQATTVLLSEASAQLHMDNIKQQRNQV; via the exons atggAGCCTCCGTCGCCCGTGTCTCAGCCAACAGTCGGCAAGATCCGGTTGATGTGCAGCTACGGCGGCCACATCGTCCCTTTACCCCACAAGAAATCTCTTTTCTACTCCGGCGGTGACACGCGCATTATCACCTTCCCCGCCGCCAGCACCGCGTCGCTTTCCGCATTTTCAGCCCATATGGCAGCTGCCCTTCACGTCAGCAATCCTTTCAATCTCAAGTACCAGCTCCCTCTCCACGACCTCGActctctcatctctctttcttcCGATGACGATTTGCAAATTTTCCTCGAAGAGTTCCATCGCCCTTCCCCTGCGCCCGCCCGCATCAGATTATTCCTCTTTTTTAGTAAACAACCACTCGGGTATTCTACGAGTCAGCCCGTGTCCTCATTGAAGACGACTCAGTGCGGGTTGACTCATCCCAAGACGGAGAGTTGGTTTGTGGATGCTTTGAAGAGTGCGAAGATGATGCAGAAAGGAGAGATGGTTGGATTTTGTGGGGACGGTCAAAGTGACGGTCAAAGTGGTGGGCTTTGTGGGCAAGAGTCTATGATGTTGGAAACGACGTCGTCATTTGGTTCTTCGTCGTCTTCGGTTTCGTTCTCAAATTTGCCACCTATCATGGCTTCTGGTGATGAAAATGTGAGTGCTTTGCAGGAAAACAGGACCAAGTTGCCTTCAGCTGATTCCACCGCAAG TGATATTAGTAGTGTGGCGAGTGCCATTTCCCACAGACAGACTGGATGTTACCAAGACCCAACTGTTCATGTTACTGCATTGGAAAATAAGTCTTCTTTGAATCCTTTTGAATCACCAGATATTACTGCCTCAGAGGTGCGGACTCATAAAGCAGTTCAAGTTTCTGGCTATCCGTTATCTTCACAGTTGGATCAGCTGCAGCGACAACAAGCGCAATTTGTACCCATGGACACCCATTTTATACATCAGAACCCTGCCGGTGCTTTTCCTACTGCACCTTACTACCCGGTGTACAATACACCTCCACATCAGCCACAGCCACAGCCACACTATCTGCCAAATCAAGCATACCCAGTGTATCTTGTGCCAGTTGGGCAGAGCCAAATTTATGATTCATCCGCTCAATATGGCTGCAAAGACTCTCTGCCAGTTGTAACTGGTCGGCCTCCATTGCATCCAAATTCTACGTTGATCTCTTCCCAAGTAACTTATAAGGAGGCTACACCTGCTCCACCAATACCTGAGTTTGTCTCACAAGCTTATAGAACAACCCCAGTGGCAAATTCACTTGTCCATGTagcatataatgaaaataagcAACAGAATATGACTGTCCCGCAAATGCATAATCAACCTCAGCTATTTGGTGTTGCTCCACGAGAAACTGCTAACTATGGCAATGAACATGATGATGACTCTGTCCGGGCCCAAATATACAAATCTCAACCGCCACCGCCCACATTGCCTTCTCAATACCAGACCATGACGCAAGCTACAACGGTGTTACTTTCAGAGGCTTCAGCACAGCTACATATGGACAACATAAAGCAGCAG CGGAACCAAGTTTGA
- the LOC102623080 gene encoding uncharacterized protein LOC102623080 isoform X1, with amino-acid sequence MEPPSPVSQPTVGKIRLMCSYGGHIVPLPHKKSLFYSGGDTRIITFPAASTASLSAFSAHMAAALHVSNPFNLKYQLPLHDLDSLISLSSDDDLQIFLEEFHRPSPAPARIRLFLFFSKQPLGYSTSQPVSSLKTTQCGLTHPKTESWFVDALKSAKMMQKGEMVGFCGDGQSDGQSGGLCGQESMMLETTSSFGSSSSSVSFSNLPPIMASGDENVSALQENRTKLPSADSTASDISSVASAISHRQTGCYQDPTVHVTALENKSSLNPFESPDITASEVRTHKAVQVSGYPLSSQLDQLQRQQAQFVPMDTHFIHQNPAGAFPTAPYYPVYNTPPHQPQPQPHYLPNQAYPVYLVPVGQSQIYDSSAQYGCKDSLPVVTGRPPLHPNSTLISSQVTYKEATPAPPIPEFVSQAYRTTPVANSLVHVAYNENKQQNMTVPQMHNQPQLFGVAPRETANYGNEHDDDSVRAQIYKSQPPPPTLPSQYQTMTQATTVLLSEASAQLHMDNIKQQVRASQPQ; translated from the exons atggAGCCTCCGTCGCCCGTGTCTCAGCCAACAGTCGGCAAGATCCGGTTGATGTGCAGCTACGGCGGCCACATCGTCCCTTTACCCCACAAGAAATCTCTTTTCTACTCCGGCGGTGACACGCGCATTATCACCTTCCCCGCCGCCAGCACCGCGTCGCTTTCCGCATTTTCAGCCCATATGGCAGCTGCCCTTCACGTCAGCAATCCTTTCAATCTCAAGTACCAGCTCCCTCTCCACGACCTCGActctctcatctctctttcttcCGATGACGATTTGCAAATTTTCCTCGAAGAGTTCCATCGCCCTTCCCCTGCGCCCGCCCGCATCAGATTATTCCTCTTTTTTAGTAAACAACCACTCGGGTATTCTACGAGTCAGCCCGTGTCCTCATTGAAGACGACTCAGTGCGGGTTGACTCATCCCAAGACGGAGAGTTGGTTTGTGGATGCTTTGAAGAGTGCGAAGATGATGCAGAAAGGAGAGATGGTTGGATTTTGTGGGGACGGTCAAAGTGACGGTCAAAGTGGTGGGCTTTGTGGGCAAGAGTCTATGATGTTGGAAACGACGTCGTCATTTGGTTCTTCGTCGTCTTCGGTTTCGTTCTCAAATTTGCCACCTATCATGGCTTCTGGTGATGAAAATGTGAGTGCTTTGCAGGAAAACAGGACCAAGTTGCCTTCAGCTGATTCCACCGCAAG TGATATTAGTAGTGTGGCGAGTGCCATTTCCCACAGACAGACTGGATGTTACCAAGACCCAACTGTTCATGTTACTGCATTGGAAAATAAGTCTTCTTTGAATCCTTTTGAATCACCAGATATTACTGCCTCAGAGGTGCGGACTCATAAAGCAGTTCAAGTTTCTGGCTATCCGTTATCTTCACAGTTGGATCAGCTGCAGCGACAACAAGCGCAATTTGTACCCATGGACACCCATTTTATACATCAGAACCCTGCCGGTGCTTTTCCTACTGCACCTTACTACCCGGTGTACAATACACCTCCACATCAGCCACAGCCACAGCCACACTATCTGCCAAATCAAGCATACCCAGTGTATCTTGTGCCAGTTGGGCAGAGCCAAATTTATGATTCATCCGCTCAATATGGCTGCAAAGACTCTCTGCCAGTTGTAACTGGTCGGCCTCCATTGCATCCAAATTCTACGTTGATCTCTTCCCAAGTAACTTATAAGGAGGCTACACCTGCTCCACCAATACCTGAGTTTGTCTCACAAGCTTATAGAACAACCCCAGTGGCAAATTCACTTGTCCATGTagcatataatgaaaataagcAACAGAATATGACTGTCCCGCAAATGCATAATCAACCTCAGCTATTTGGTGTTGCTCCACGAGAAACTGCTAACTATGGCAATGAACATGATGATGACTCTGTCCGGGCCCAAATATACAAATCTCAACCGCCACCGCCCACATTGCCTTCTCAATACCAGACCATGACGCAAGCTACAACGGTGTTACTTTCAGAGGCTTCAGCACAGCTACATATGGACAACATAAAGCAGCAGGTTAGAGCCTCACAGCCACAATGA
- the LOC102622378 gene encoding putative lipid phosphate phosphatase 3, chloroplastic isoform X5 has product MPWWDLRSLSCVRNLSGIFQDDICRRLPISTISNDWFPGAESLLIEHWNEEQCRTMDVQFGSHTLRSHGVVVARKHMHDWLIFLFLVVMDVILNAINPFYRFVGKDMMTDLKYPFKNNTVPVWAVPLYAVLVPVIIFLIVYYHRRDVYDLHHAILGLFYSVLVTGVITDAIKIAVGRPRPNFFWRCFPDGIAVYDQFNNVICHGDKHVVNEGHKSFPSGHTSWSFAGLGFLSLYISGKIKAFDRRGHVAKLCLVFLPLLFASLVGISRVDDYWHHWQDVFAGGLLGLVVATFCYLQFFPPPYHAEGISDGL; this is encoded by the exons ATGCCTTGGTGGGATTTGCGTTCTCTTTCTTGTGTTAGAAATTTGTCCGGCATCTTTCAG GATGATATATGCCGGAGGCTGCCCATTTCTACAATTAGTAATGATTGGTTTCCTGGAGCTGAATCTCTACTGATAGAACATTGGAACGAAGAG cagTGCAGAACGATGGATGTGCAGTTTGGTTCACACACTTTGAGGTCCCATGGAGTTGTAGTGGCAAGGAAACACATGCATGATTGGctgatatttttgtttcttgttgtGATGGATGTCATCCTCAATGCCATCAATCCATTCTACCGCTTTGTTGGGAAAGATATGATGACTGATCTTAAATACCCCTTCAAAAATAATACAGTACCTGTTTGGGCTGTCCCG CTGTATGCAGTTCTGGTGCCCGttataatatttcttattgTCTACTACCATAGGAGGGATGTATACGATCTTCATCATGCCATATTAG GCCTCTTTTACTCTGTTCTAGTGACTGGAGTTATTACGGATGCAATAAAAATAGCAGTCGGTCGGCCCAGACCGAACTTCTTTTGGCGTTGCTTTCCTGATGGAATAGCT GTATACGATCAATTCAATAATGTCATATGTCATGGTGATAAACATGTTGTAAATGAAGGGCATAAGAGCTTTCCAAGCGGACATACTTCAT GGTCATTTGCTGGTTTGGGTTTCCTATCACTGTACATAtctggaaaaataaaagcatttgACCGCAGAGGCCATGTTGCAAAATTGTGCCTTGTCTTTCTTCCTCTACTTTTTGCATCTCTTGTTGGCATTTCTCGAGTTGATGACTACTGGCACCACTGGCAGGATGTCTTTGCTGGAGGTTTGCTTG gACTCGTAGTGGCTACATTTTGCTATTTGCAGTTCTTCCCACCGCCATATCATGCTGAAG
- the LOC102622378 gene encoding lipid phosphate phosphatase 2-like isoform X3: protein MPWWDLRSLSCVRNLSGIFQDDICRRLPISTISNDWFPGAESLLIEHWNEEQCRTMDVQFGSHTLRSHGVVVARKHMHDWLIFLFLVVMDVILNAINPFYRFVGKDMMTDLKYPFKNNTVPVWAVPLYAVLVPVIIFLIVYYHRRDVYDLHHAILGLFYSVLVTGVITDAIKIAVGRPRPNFFWRCFPDGIAVYDQFNNVICHGDKHVVNEGHKSFPSGHTSWSFAGLGFLSLYISGKIKAFDRRGHVAKLCLVFLPLLFASLVGISRVDDYWHHWQDVFAGGLVVATFCYLQFFPPPYHAEGWGPYAYFRFLRECESIPEGSPVNPHTAQTMLSEVVNEQHERNNTGFLGLQSVSDSNSLVNDVETGRR, encoded by the exons ATGCCTTGGTGGGATTTGCGTTCTCTTTCTTGTGTTAGAAATTTGTCCGGCATCTTTCAG GATGATATATGCCGGAGGCTGCCCATTTCTACAATTAGTAATGATTGGTTTCCTGGAGCTGAATCTCTACTGATAGAACATTGGAACGAAGAG cagTGCAGAACGATGGATGTGCAGTTTGGTTCACACACTTTGAGGTCCCATGGAGTTGTAGTGGCAAGGAAACACATGCATGATTGGctgatatttttgtttcttgttgtGATGGATGTCATCCTCAATGCCATCAATCCATTCTACCGCTTTGTTGGGAAAGATATGATGACTGATCTTAAATACCCCTTCAAAAATAATACAGTACCTGTTTGGGCTGTCCCG CTGTATGCAGTTCTGGTGCCCGttataatatttcttattgTCTACTACCATAGGAGGGATGTATACGATCTTCATCATGCCATATTAG GCCTCTTTTACTCTGTTCTAGTGACTGGAGTTATTACGGATGCAATAAAAATAGCAGTCGGTCGGCCCAGACCGAACTTCTTTTGGCGTTGCTTTCCTGATGGAATAGCT GTATACGATCAATTCAATAATGTCATATGTCATGGTGATAAACATGTTGTAAATGAAGGGCATAAGAGCTTTCCAAGCGGACATACTTCAT GGTCATTTGCTGGTTTGGGTTTCCTATCACTGTACATAtctggaaaaataaaagcatttgACCGCAGAGGCCATGTTGCAAAATTGTGCCTTGTCTTTCTTCCTCTACTTTTTGCATCTCTTGTTGGCATTTCTCGAGTTGATGACTACTGGCACCACTGGCAGGATGTCTTTGCTGGAG gACTCGTAGTGGCTACATTTTGCTATTTGCAGTTCTTCCCACCGCCATATCATGCTGAAG GTTGGGGACCTTATGCATACTTTCGATTTTTGAGGGAGTGTGAAAGTATTCCAGAAGGTAGTCCTGTGAATCCACACACTGCACAGACCATGCTGTCTGAGGTTGTTAATGAACAacatgaaagaaataatacCGGATTTTTGGGTTTACAATCTGTTTCTGACTCCAATTCTTTGGTGAACGATGTAGAAACTGGGAGACGATAG
- the LOC102622378 gene encoding lipid phosphate phosphatase 2-like isoform X4, which translates to MDVQFGSHTLRSHGVVVARKHMHDWLIFLFLVVMDVILNAINPFYRFVGKDMMTDLKYPFKNNTVPVWAVPLYAVLVPVIIFLIVYYHRRDVYDLHHAILGLFYSVLVTGVITDAIKIAVGRPRPNFFWRCFPDGIAVYDQFNNVICHGDKHVVNEGHKSFPSGHTSWSFAGLGFLSLYISGKIKAFDRRGHVAKLCLVFLPLLFASLVGISRVDDYWHHWQDVFAGGLLGLVVATFCYLQFFPPPYHAEGWGPYAYFRFLRECESIPEGSPVNPHTAQTMLSEVVNEQHERNNTGFLGLQSVSDSNSLVNDVETGRR; encoded by the exons ATGGATGTGCAGTTTGGTTCACACACTTTGAGGTCCCATGGAGTTGTAGTGGCAAGGAAACACATGCATGATTGGctgatatttttgtttcttgttgtGATGGATGTCATCCTCAATGCCATCAATCCATTCTACCGCTTTGTTGGGAAAGATATGATGACTGATCTTAAATACCCCTTCAAAAATAATACAGTACCTGTTTGGGCTGTCCCG CTGTATGCAGTTCTGGTGCCCGttataatatttcttattgTCTACTACCATAGGAGGGATGTATACGATCTTCATCATGCCATATTAG GCCTCTTTTACTCTGTTCTAGTGACTGGAGTTATTACGGATGCAATAAAAATAGCAGTCGGTCGGCCCAGACCGAACTTCTTTTGGCGTTGCTTTCCTGATGGAATAGCT GTATACGATCAATTCAATAATGTCATATGTCATGGTGATAAACATGTTGTAAATGAAGGGCATAAGAGCTTTCCAAGCGGACATACTTCAT GGTCATTTGCTGGTTTGGGTTTCCTATCACTGTACATAtctggaaaaataaaagcatttgACCGCAGAGGCCATGTTGCAAAATTGTGCCTTGTCTTTCTTCCTCTACTTTTTGCATCTCTTGTTGGCATTTCTCGAGTTGATGACTACTGGCACCACTGGCAGGATGTCTTTGCTGGAGGTTTGCTTG gACTCGTAGTGGCTACATTTTGCTATTTGCAGTTCTTCCCACCGCCATATCATGCTGAAG GTTGGGGACCTTATGCATACTTTCGATTTTTGAGGGAGTGTGAAAGTATTCCAGAAGGTAGTCCTGTGAATCCACACACTGCACAGACCATGCTGTCTGAGGTTGTTAATGAACAacatgaaagaaataatacCGGATTTTTGGGTTTACAATCTGTTTCTGACTCCAATTCTTTGGTGAACGATGTAGAAACTGGGAGACGATAG